A stretch of the Chlorobiota bacterium genome encodes the following:
- a CDS encoding choice-of-anchor D domain-containing protein — protein sequence MKTIFTILILFTFIVTTNSQAQLTFQTRINFGKVTCGEKICLPLVIKNTTADQLRITGVSGLSGTSKFPLDQATPINTPTNLATNDSVRWLFCYQGNIISSLDSSRIVITYTDKNNVSLDTSVTFIAESMPIGDLNLSINSINFGSVPVFTSDCRTVTISNTGSTVINMNPIVIGNANFNVKTPPPLTILPGTNANIEICFNPSNDASESSNAIVSYSICGRNLTKNIALNGIGIFPPKVNLGPVLEINTNPFDFGSVLCGTTDCRTNLTLRNIGSDPMNISRIDNLILPFRLNATVNTPIILQPNQSQTLPVCYSPIISPKVDSQIVNMIVDNRTSLSISMIMDVSGSMEIVTSTGEKRITAANAGGKYFLNNLVIDPARSIVDEAEIIKFSSDIQVVQNFSSDINLLKSKVPTVSGGSTRIYDAVNVGLDNLLTRRIPGRRVIVLLTDGEDNSGYSQTAINSIIARANLLGVRIYTIGFGVTSTIGRNTLHDLSINTGGTEYYPLNATELLDVYKRIALDLSKNIPFTFVLKGRSIAPLMVLTPSVINFDSVKINKEKCGTVVISNTGDAPLVLASAPIELKGFRITSSFPITIAPGSSSQVNVCFSPRKLRVLDSSFTFNYNDCKPPINLMLKGVGYDSVVISLRDTIVAKPGGLFEIPIYILDSLPASYDVNTLDLTLKGNKTMMFPSNDVTASGGSLSSLPTVNVNNIYSVTDSLGFYKYTFSNGTLNNVTKNSILTYLRFRALLGNSIKTPLLISSAKFADGNPKVGIINTGLLRLDSLCYLEQKLIDASSRYNAGLMLKAGSNSSLVYIDYFIKEPQEVKVSLFNSIGVLISKNNDEFKNVGVNNSYFDITNLNSGIYYVTVCAGNLVETQSVIITK from the coding sequence ATGAAAACAATTTTTACCATTTTAATCTTATTCACTTTTATTGTAACAACAAATTCTCAAGCTCAGTTAACATTTCAAACTAGAATTAACTTTGGTAAGGTTACATGTGGAGAAAAAATTTGTTTGCCTTTAGTTATTAAAAATACTACTGCCGATCAATTGAGAATAACAGGAGTTTCAGGATTATCAGGGACATCAAAATTTCCATTAGATCAAGCAACTCCAATTAACACCCCAACCAATTTAGCAACTAATGATTCAGTTAGATGGTTGTTCTGTTATCAAGGAAACATTATATCTTCACTTGATTCATCAAGAATTGTTATAACATATACAGATAAAAATAATGTATCATTAGATACTTCAGTTACATTTATAGCAGAGTCAATGCCAATTGGAGATTTGAATCTTTCAATAAATTCTATCAATTTTGGTAGTGTTCCAGTTTTCACTTCTGACTGCCGAACAGTAACAATTTCTAATACTGGATCTACTGTTATAAATATGAATCCTATAGTAATAGGAAATGCAAACTTTAATGTAAAAACACCACCTCCATTAACAATTTTACCAGGAACAAATGCAAACATTGAAATTTGTTTTAATCCTTCAAATGATGCTTCTGAATCTTCAAATGCAATTGTTAGTTATTCAATTTGTGGTAGAAATTTAACAAAAAATATTGCTTTAAATGGAATTGGAATTTTTCCTCCAAAAGTTAATCTTGGACCTGTATTAGAGATAAATACCAATCCATTTGATTTCGGTTCAGTTTTATGTGGAACAACTGATTGCAGAACAAATCTTACTTTAAGAAATATTGGTAGTGACCCAATGAACATTTCAAGAATTGATAATTTGATATTACCATTTAGATTGAATGCAACAGTTAATACTCCAATAATTTTACAACCAAATCAATCTCAAACATTACCAGTTTGTTATTCACCAATTATATCTCCTAAAGTAGATTCTCAAATAGTTAACATGATTGTTGATAATAGAACTTCACTTTCAATTTCTATGATTATGGATGTAAGTGGAAGTATGGAAATAGTTACATCAACTGGAGAAAAAAGAATTACAGCAGCAAATGCTGGAGGAAAATATTTCCTTAATAATTTAGTTATAGATCCGGCAAGATCTATTGTTGATGAGGCAGAGATTATAAAATTTTCATCGGATATACAAGTAGTTCAAAATTTCAGTTCAGATATTAATTTACTTAAAAGTAAAGTGCCAACAGTTTCTGGAGGATCAACTAGAATTTATGATGCAGTTAATGTTGGTTTGGATAACTTATTAACTAGAAGAATACCAGGAAGAAGAGTAATAGTATTGTTAACTGATGGTGAAGATAATAGTGGGTATTCTCAAACTGCAATTAACTCAATCATTGCTAGAGCAAATTTATTAGGTGTAAGAATTTATACTATAGGATTTGGAGTAACTTCAACAATTGGAAGAAATACTCTTCATGATTTATCAATAAATACTGGTGGGACAGAGTATTATCCGTTGAATGCAACAGAACTGCTAGATGTTTATAAAAGAATTGCTTTAGATCTAAGTAAGAATATTCCTTTTACATTCGTTCTAAAAGGTCGCTCAATTGCACCATTAATGGTTCTCACTCCTTCGGTAATTAATTTTGACAGTGTTAAAATTAATAAAGAAAAATGTGGGACAGTTGTAATTTCCAATACAGGTGATGCACCATTAGTTTTAGCATCTGCTCCAATTGAATTAAAAGGTTTTAGAATTACATCATCTTTCCCTATTACTATTGCACCAGGATCTTCTTCACAAGTTAATGTTTGTTTTTCTCCAAGGAAATTGAGGGTTTTAGATTCTAGTTTTACTTTTAATTATAACGATTGTAAACCACCAATTAATTTAATGCTTAAGGGTGTTGGTTATGATAGTGTTGTAATTTCACTTAGAGATACAATCGTTGCAAAACCTGGTGGTTTATTTGAAATTCCTATCTATATTCTAGATAGTCTTCCTGCTTCTTATGATGTTAATACATTAGATTTAACTTTGAAAGGAAATAAAACTATGATGTTCCCAAGCAATGATGTTACAGCTAGTGGTGGGTCATTATCCTCATTACCAACAGTAAATGTAAATAATATTTACTCTGTTACAGATTCACTCGGATTTTATAAATATACATTTTCAAATGGAACACTTAATAATGTTACAAAAAATTCAATACTAACATATTTGAGATTTAGAGCATTATTAGGTAACTCAATAAAAACACCTTTATTAATTTCATCTGCAAAATTTGCAGATGGTAACCCAAAAGTTGGAATAATAAATACTGGCTTACTAAGGTTAGATAGTTTATGTTATTTAGAACAAAAACTGATTGATGCTAGCTCCAGATATAATGCAGGTTTGATGTTGAAAGCTGGGTCAAATTCATCGCTTGTGTATATAGATTATTTTATTAAAGAACCACAAGAAGTTAAAGTTTCTTTGTTTAATTCTATAGGTGTATTAATTTCTAAAAACAACGATGAGTTTAAAAATGTTGGAGTTAATAACTCATACTTCGATATAACAAATCTAAATTCTGGAATATACTATGTTACTGTTTGTGCAGGTAACCTTGTTGAAACGCAATCAGTAATTATAACTAAGTAA